The Rhodospirillales bacterium genome includes the window CGGTCTGAATCTCACCCAACTGCCGCCGGGCGCGGTGGCCTCGCCCGCCTTGGGCGGCGCATCGCCGCAATTCCTGCTCGCCATCGGGAACCGTTACTGATGCTTGCCGCGCGTGCTGGCACGATCTGGTTCTGGGGCGCGGTGGTTGCGCTGTTCATCGGCTTTGTCTGGCTGTTTCAGGGCATCCTGCCGCCTTTCATCCTTGGCCTTGTCATCGCCTATCTGCTCAATCCCGCGCTCACGCGTCTGGTGAACCGGGGCTGGCCGCGCTGGGCGGCGGTGCTGGTGTTGCTGCTGGCCTTCCTGCTTGCCTTCGGCCTGCTGATCGGGTTGAGCATTCCGCTGATGGCGCGCGAGGCCTCGCAACTCGCATCCGCGCTGCCGGGCTGGATCGATTACGCGCATAATTGGCTTGTCGATACCGGGCGCCGCTATGGATTCGATTTCAGCCTGCCCGATACGGCTGGCGGAATCGTCGGCAATCTACAGGATCACGCGGGCCGGATCCTTGGCGCGGGTAAGGGCGTGGCCGCGGGATTGATCGCGGGCGGCGCGGCGCTGTTCGATTTTGCCAGCTTCGTGGTTCTGATGCCGGTGGTGGCATTTTACATGATGCTCGACTGGCCGCGCCTTGTCAGCGCGGTTGACGGGCTCGTCCCCCGCGAAGGGGCGATGACGGTGCGCGAGCTTGTCGCGGAAATCAACCGCCGCCTTGCGGGCTTCGTGCGCGGGCAATTGACCGTCTGCCTGATTCTTGGCCTGTTTTACGGCGTGGGATTGACGCTGATCGGTATCAATTTCGGCTTTGTGATCGGCCTGTTCGCGGGGCTTTTGACCATCATGCCGTTTGTCGGTTCCATCTTTGGTCTGGTCGCCTCGCTCGCGGTCGCGTGGTTCACCACCGGCGACATGACGGCCGTGGTCGCGGCGCTGGTGGTCTTCGCGCTCGGTCAATTCCTCGAAGGTCATGTGCTGACGCCGCGTCTGGTCGGCGGCAATGTCGGGTTGCACCCGCTTTGGATCATTTTCGCGCTGATGGCGGGGGCCAGCCTTGCGGGATTTGTCGGATTGCTGATCGCCGTGCCGGTCGCGGCGGTGGCCGGTGTGATGGTGCGCTTTGTCCTTTCGCAATACAAAAAAAGCGGCTATTACGCGGGATAAATCCACGAAGGATTGAAACACGTATCGAAAAGGCGTCATGGGCGTTTTGAAAAGCCAGATTCCGTTATCTTTTCCGCTTACGCCCGCGATGGCGCGCGAGGATTTTCTGGTTTCCGATTCAAACCGCGATGCGCTGGCTCTGATCGACCGTTGGCCCGAATGGAACGCGCCGTTTTTATATATTTACGGACCCGAAGGGTCTGGCAAGACGCACCTTGCCGCCATCTGGTCGGCGCATGTCGGCCAGAACGCGACGGTGATCGAGCATCTGGAAAACCTCGTGGGTGTCCGCCCGCAGGAAGAAACGCTCTTCCACCTCTATAATCGCGTGCGCCAGATGCCGGGCGCGGTGTTGATGACCGGCGCGCGGCCGCTGGCGCTGATGCGGTTCGCGATCCCGGATCTGGCGTCGCGCCTCAAATCCTGCCCGCAGGTGGCGATCGGCCTGCCAGACGAACAACTTTTGCGTGCCTTGTTGGTCAAGCTGTTCGCCGACCGCCAGATGCGCATCGACATCGGCGTGATCGAGTACTGCATAGCGCGCATGGAGCGCAGTTTTTCCGCCGCGCGCGATCTGGTGGCGCAGCTCGATCAACGCTCGCTGGTCGAAAAGCGCCCGGTGACGGTGGCAATGGCCCGCGCCGTCCTCAATCCCGAACAGGACGAACTTTTTTCAGCTTGAAACGCGCCGCGCGCACCAACGCCGATGCCGCCCGGGCTACCGCGTACACGGCCATGCGCGGCCCAGCGCGCAAAGATTTCGACGCCCCCCGCGCGCGCAACGCATCGCGCGCTTCCATCACCCCGAAATAGACGTGATAAGGCGTGGTCGCGGGCATGTAGTCGGTGGCCGGACTCAAATCGCGGTTGCGCCATTCGGTCCAGAATCCGCGCTTTTCGATATAGACCCCGTTCAAAAGCGCCGCGACCCGCGCCATCAGATCCTTGGCCGCGTCGCGGTCCGGTGCGATATCAAGCAAAAGCGCATTGGCCTTGAGCGCCTCGGTCAAAGGCCACAGCCGCTTGGTGTCGCGTACCGGCGTGCCGTTGGGATCCAGTTCGTCGTATATGCCGCCATACTGCGCATCCCATCCATGCGCGTTCGCCCATGCCAAAAGCCGCAGGCAGGTCGCGTCATGCGCGCGCGCGGCATGCTTTTTCAAAAGCCATATCCATTCGTAATAATGGCCGGGTTCGCAGATGATGCGCCCGCTTTGCGCGTCGGGCAGGGGCGCGAGGTCGGGGGTGAAATATTCGCTCAGGCAATGGGTGCCGGCATCGTAAAACCGCGCATGGAACAGGGCCACGATTTCATCGGCCAAACGGCGGAAGATCGCATCGTCCCACAACGATCCGGCCTCCAGTACGGCTTCCAGCAGATGCATGTGCGATTCATGCCGCCGGGGCGTATCGGCGACCGGCGTACCGTGCGCGTCCAGCGCTTCGGCAAAACCGGCGTCCATGCCGTCGCGGAATGCCGTATCGATATGGCCCGCGGCTTCCAGTGCCGTGGCGCGCGCGGCCGGGTCGCCGGTGGCGCGCCCGTAATGCGCGGCGGCGAAAATCACAAAGGCCTGCGTGTACAGGTCTTGCGTGTCGTCAAGCGGTGCGCACGCATCATCCAGCGCGAAACGCCAGACGCCGTTTTCGCGTGAAAAATGCCGCGTGATGGCGGTAAACGCTGCTTCAAGGTCGGGCCGGAATAAAAACAGACCCCGAAACAAAAGCGTGTCCTTGCGCCGCGCCGCGTGGGCGTACATGGCCAGTTGCCTGAGCTGCGACAAAAGCCGCCGCCGCCCTGTGGCGACGGGCCGGAACGTCCGGTCCACCCGTTCAAAAAACAGACCGGTTTCGGGATCCGTGAACACCTCGTGCCATTTCGGCACCCACCGCGCGGCCAGTACCTGCGCCGCGGCGTCCATCACGGTCATCGGACCGGGTTTTCGTGTCGAAAAAGCAGACGCAAACATACCGGAAATGATTTTAGTATTCAGCTCCGCAAATGTCGATGCACGCAAACAGATTTAAACCATGTGAGCGACAGGCGTGGGCCATGCGTGCTCGCCGGCGGGTGCGATCGAGTGCGCTGTCGCAACTGGATGCCGCGCATGTGTTGCCATGGCGGCGCGCAACATATTGTACATGGCGGTGATGGAGGTGACCTGACAACCCGGCAGGTTCCAGAAAGTCATGCCCGGAACCTTTCGGTCGAAGTCGTATACAGCCTTGTCGTCGCCGACCCAGATGTTGATGACGCGATCTTGGCCGTAACGCTTGGAAACGGCTTCCATCATCTCCAGATCGGGTGCGCTGTCGCCCGCGACCAGGAAATGGGTACGCGCGGAAATCTTGCCTTGGAACTGAGGCAAACCCAGAAGTGTAAGGGCCGTTTTGCCTTTGGACATACCGCCGGGTTTCAGGTCGATATAGCCGTTGACGCGTCCGTCCGGAAGCGGAACTTTCTTGCTGACGTGATAAAACTGGCTGGCTGCAGGGCCTAGATTTTCAAGCGTCTTGTCAAACAGCGTTTCAAGCTCCGCGCATTCTTCCGTGGATATGCGCTCGAATACGATGGCGCCGGAAAGCTCTCGCGGGTCGAGCGTCAACATACCGTGCCCGTTGATGGCAATGTCGACGGGGCTGGTGTTCAGGGTGATGGTGTTGTCTGTATGGGCAAAACGGGTGCCCACGCTCGTCAGTACATGTCTGATGCTTGCCATGATTGTAGGAAGATTCCGCTCGGCATCCTCATCTTCAAGTGGAATGCGAATTCGTTTGGCATCCGGCTGGCTGGTATCGACCAGAACATGGTGCCCGCAGTTGGAGGCAAGGCAAGTCGGGAAGGCAGCCGCATTGCCGAAAATGCCGGAAAGGGTCGATGCCTCCCCCCGTGCCGTCAGGATGATGGTTGCGGCCAGTGTGTCGGAGGCATCGGCCAAAACAGAGCGCTGGTCGCGGCTCAGGGTGACGTAATGGAAGTTGATGTCCGGTTTGACGGCCAGAGTCAGGTCGAAATCGCTAATGGATACGATGTCCGCGGGATCCATCGCCAGAAGCCTGGCGTGGAGTCCATCAAGCGCATCGGCGGTACGATAAACCGTCATCTTTTTGTCCCTCTGTGGTGAAAATCCGGGTGTATAGGTCGCGGTAGGTTTGCAGGCGTGCCCGCAGTCCTTCCTGCCATGCTTTATTGGGTTGGGTGCGTGCAAGCACGCTGGGGCGGGCAAGAATACGCTCCGCGTCGGCCGGGTTGTGCGCAAGGGCGGCCAGCTTGGCGGCCCCGAAGGCGGGGCCCTGATCCCCGTCCGCGACGTAGACGACCGTTTTATTGAGGACGGAGGCGATGATCTCGCCCCACAAATCGTTGCGGGAACCGCCGCCGATCAGGGTCACTTCTTTCGGGCGTGCGCCCGCGGCTTCAAGCGCATCCTGACAATCGGCAAAGGCAAAAGCCACGCCTTCAAGCGTCGCCTGCGCCAGATCGGCCCGCATCGTATCATGGGTCATGCCAACATAGCAGCCCGTCGCGTTCGGATTGTTGTGCGGGGTGCGTTCGCCCGACAGATAGGGCAGGAAAACGGTATTGAGGTCGGTGTTGAAGTGCTTTTCAAGAGGTGCGCACAATTCGGCTTCGTCATGCGCGCCAAGCCAGCCGGTTGCCGTCTTGACGCAGGAAGCGGCGCTCAAAATCACACCCATCTGGTGCCAGCGGCCCGTGAGCGCGTGGCAGAAGGCGTGGACCGTACGTTCCGGCGCTGCACAGTGCTGGTTGGTCGCAACGAAATAAACGCCGGACGTGCCAAGGGAAATAAAGGCCTGATCGTCGCGAACCGCGCCGATACCAACGGCGCCCGCAGCATTGTCGCCGCCGCCGCCGGCAAAAATAACGCCAGGATTCATGCCCCAGCGTTCGGCAAGGTCGGACCGCAAAGTACCCGCGACGGAATCTCCCTCGCAAAGCTTTGGCATATGTTTTTCGGACAGGTCGCACGCGGCCAGCATTTTGTCGGACCAGCAACGTTTGTTGACGTCAAGCCAGAGCGTGCCGGCGCAATCCGACATGTCGCCCAGCTTTTCGCCCGTCATGCGGAAGCGGATATAATCCTTGGGAAGAAGCACGCAGGCGACCTGCGCGAAAATATCAGGCTCGTGGCGCTTGACCCACAGCAGTTTTGGGGCGGTGAAGCCCGGCATCGCGATGTTGCCGGTAATGGCGCGGGAATCGGGAACGGATTGCTCGATAAGAGCGCATTCCTCGGCACAGCGACCGTCGTTCCACAGGATGGCCGGGCGCAGCACCTTGTCGTTCTTGTCCAAAAGGACAGCGCCGTGCATCTGACCAGCAAGTCCGATGGCGCGGACTTGGGCGATATCCTTGGGGCGTCGCGCCTTGATCGCATCGATGGCGCTGCGGGTTGCTGTCCACCAATCCTCCGGGCTTTGCTCGGACCACAGGGGATGCGGACGCGAAATAGGAAGGGATACGGTCTCCCTGTCCAATATCTGAAACTCAGAATCGGTCAGTAGAGCCTTCACACCCGATGTGCCAACATCAATCCCTAGATACATAACCAACGTCTATGCGCTAGCGTTTTTATAGTCTGCCATACAAAAGCAGGGCGATATTACGAAAATACAATATCCTTAGTCAAGAAATTCAGCATGCAACGCGCTGCAGCATCAAGTGTGAGTTTTGACAATCTGGCCCTTATCCACGGATAAAGACAGGCGTCCCGAAGTCAGCGCCAGCGCCTGTTCGCCGAACACGGCGCGCCGCCAGCCGGAAAGGCAGGGAACGGGCGCGTTTTCGCCGCCGATGGCCAGCGCCTGAAGGTCGTCGGAATCGGCCAGAAGCCGGGGCGCGATCCCGGCCTCCGATGCCTGGATGCGCAGCAGCATCTTAAGCATTTCCAAGACCGGTTGCAGCTCTTGCGGAAAGGGCTTGGCGCGAACAATGCGTGGCATTTCCTCGCGCGGCAGGGCCAGTGCCTCCTCGATGATCTTCAAAATCGTCTGCCCAAGATTTTTTTCGGCCAGATCCGTGGGAAAACCGCGCACGCGGGCCAGCGAACGCGCGTCGCGCGGCTGGGTCATGGCGATTTCAGCCAGGGTTTCGTCCTTGAACACGCGTCCCTTCGGGATATCGCGGCGCTGCGCCTCGCGCTCGCGCCACGCGGCCAGCGCGCGCAAAACCGCCAGAACATGCGGCTTGTCCGACCGGATCTTCACCCGTTCCCACGCATGGTCGGGATCGACGCTGTAAATCGCGGGATTGGTCAGCGCCGCCATCTCCTCCTCGATCCACGACCGGCGGCCCCGGCGCTCCAGCCGTTCGCAGAAATTCTCGTACACCGTGCGCAGGTACAGGACGTCGTCCGCGGCATAGGCCAGTTGTTCGGCACGCAAAGGCCGGATCGACCAGTCCGTGTATTGTTGCGACTTGTCGATCGAATGGCGGCAGACATCGGCGACCAGCGCGGCATAGGACACGGATTCGCCGTACCCCAGGGCCATCGCCGCGATCTGCGTATCGAACAGCGGCGCCGGCACCCGGCCGAACAGGCGCACGAAAATCTCCAGATCCTGCCGCCCGGCGTGGAACACCTTGACGACGTCGGGGTCGAAAAGCGCGGCCTCAAGGTCGCTCATATCGTCGCCCGAAATGGGGTCGAGCAGGATGGCATCGCCCTCCGGCGCAGCCACCTGCACAAGGCAAAGTTGCGGGTAATAGGTGCGTTCGCGCAGGAATTCGGTGTCGAGGGCCAAAAAAGGCGGTTTGCTCATGAACACGGGTTTTAACGCTGCTATCCGTGTCCGCCAAGGAAATTCGGCATGTGGCCCGGCGGCGTCCGCGCGATCGCATAAATCGAATGGATTTATGTGGTCCGGGTGTGTACACGCATGAATTCCCTTGGCCTTTGGACGGCCAGGCGGTTAAATACGCCCCGAAAACAAGGATGAACCGTCATGCACGCCTATCGTACCCATAATTGCGCCGCCCTTCGCCCCGACCATGTGGGGCAAACCGTCCGTCTTTCCGGCTGGATCCATTCGGTGCGCGATCACGGCGGTCTGCTGTTCATCGACCTGCGCGATACCTTCGGCCTGACACAGGTGGTGCTTCCGGGCGGGCACAAACAGTTTGACGAGATTTCGCACTGGCGTGTCGAATCCGTGATCACGGTGGATGGCAAGGTGGTGGCCCGCGCGGCGGGGACGACGAACGACAGACTCCCGACGGGTGGTATCGAGGTCGTGATCGAAACGGCGACGCTGCAATCCGCGGCCAAGGTGCTGCCGCTGCAGGTGGCATCCGATGAAGACGCGGGCGAGGATGTGCGCCTCAAATACCGTTACCTCGACCTCCGCCGCGAAAAGATGCAGAAAAAAATCAAGCTGCGCTCGGCGGTCGTGTCCTCCATCCGCAAGCGCATGACGGATTCAGGCTTCAACGAATTCCAGACGCCCATCCTGACGGCTTCGAGCCCCGAAGGCGCGCGCGACTTCCTTGTGCCCTCCCGCGTGCATCCGGGCAAGTTCTATGCCCTGCCGCAGGCTCCGCAGCAGTTCAAGCAATTGCTGATGATGTCCGGTTTCGACCGTTACTTCCAGATCGCGCCCTGCTTCCGCGATGAAGACGGCCGCGCCGATCGTCTGGCCGAATTCTATCAGCTTGACGTGGAAATGAGCTTCGTCACGCAGGACGACGTGTTCTCGACCATGGAACCCGTCATCGGCGGCCTGTTTCAGGAATTCTCGAATTGGCAGGGCACCCCGCACACGGTCACGCAATGGCCGTGGCAGCGCATTCCGTATGCGCAGGCGATGCTCAAATACGGCTCCGATAAGCCGGACCTGCGCAACCCGCTTGAAATTTGCGACGTGACCGACGTGTTCAAACGCGACGATGTCGAATTCAAGGCCTTCAAGGGCGTGATCCAGGCGGGCGGGGTTGTGCGCGCCATCCGCGCGCCCAAGGTGTCGGGCCAGCCGCGCAGCTTCTTCGATAAACTCAATGACTGGGCACGCGGCGAAGGCGCGCCGGGCTTGGGTTACATCGTGTTCGATGGCGCCGAGGGCAAGGGCCCCATTGCCAAGTTCGTGCCGCAAGCCGCGCAGGAAGACCTGAAGAAACTGGCAGGTCTTGAAAGCGGCGACGCCGTGTTCTTTGTCTGCGACAAGGAAAACGCCGCCGCGAAATTCGCGGGCAAGGCGCGCGATAAAATCTGCGACGATATGGGCGTCCGCGAGAAGGGCGTCTATAAATTCTGCTGGATCGTCGATTTCCCGATGTACGAAATGGACGAAAAAACCGGCAAGCTCGATTTCGCGCACAACCCGTTCTCGATGCCGCAAGGCGGCCTCGCCGCGCTGGATGCGGCCGACCCGCTAGCCATCAAGGCCCACCAGTACGACTGTGTGTGCAACGGGTACGAACTGGCTTCGGGCGCGATCCGCAACCACAAGCCTGAGATCATGGAGCGCGTGTTTGCCCTCGCGGGTTACGGGCGCGATGTGCTCGAACGCAAATTCGGCGGCATGCTGAATGCGATGATGTTCGGCGCCCCGCCGCACGGCGGCTGCGCCTACGGCATCGACCGCATCGTGATGATCTTCGCGAACGAACCCAATTTGCGCGAAGTCTATCCCTTCGTCATGAACGGCGCGTTCGAGGACTTGCTGATGAACGCCCCGTCCGAGGTTGACGCGCAACAGCTCAAGGACCTGCACATCAAGCTCGATCTGCCGAAGCCGAAAATCAAATCCGACGAAGCGGCCTGACTAGGGAAAGAAATCCGCCAGCATCTTGACATTCAGCCCGATGATCAGCGCGCTTGAGGCGATCGCCGCGGCGCTCATCCAGCGCGGGGCGGTGAATGCGCCCATCTTGCTTTTCTGCGCGGTAAACCACACCAGCGGCACCATCGCGAAGGGCAGTTGCAGGCTCAGGACGACTTGCGAGGCGACAAGCAGCTTAGTGGTGCCTTCGGCGCCGTAATATAGTGCCGCCGCGATCGCGGGCAGTATCGCGATGCCGCGGGTCAAAAGCCGACGCCAGACGGGTTTAAGGCGGATATGCACAAACCCCTCCATCACCACCTGCCCGGTGATGGTCGCGGTCACGGTTGAATTGAGCCCGGAACATAATAGCGCGACGGCAAAGGCCAGCGCCGCGATACCCGACCCGAGCAGGGGATTGAGCAGCGTCGAGGCGGTAGTGATATCCGCGACATCGCGGTGCCCGCTGAAATGGAACGTCGCCGCCGCCAGAATTAGAATCGCGGCATTGACGAAAAGCGCGAGCATGAGCGCGACCGAGGAATCCCAGCTGGCGTAGCGGATCGCCGCGCGCCGTTCCGCCTCGCTGGTGCCGACCG containing:
- the rnd gene encoding ribonuclease D — encoded protein: MSKPPFLALDTEFLRERTYYPQLCLVQVAAPEGDAILLDPISGDDMSDLEAALFDPDVVKVFHAGRQDLEIFVRLFGRVPAPLFDTQIAAMALGYGESVSYAALVADVCRHSIDKSQQYTDWSIRPLRAEQLAYAADDVLYLRTVYENFCERLERRGRRSWIEEEMAALTNPAIYSVDPDHAWERVKIRSDKPHVLAVLRALAAWREREAQRRDIPKGRVFKDETLAEIAMTQPRDARSLARVRGFPTDLAEKNLGQTILKIIEEALALPREEMPRIVRAKPFPQELQPVLEMLKMLLRIQASEAGIAPRLLADSDDLQALAIGGENAPVPCLSGWRRAVFGEQALALTSGRLSLSVDKGQIVKTHT
- the aspS gene encoding aspartate--tRNA ligase, translating into MHAYRTHNCAALRPDHVGQTVRLSGWIHSVRDHGGLLFIDLRDTFGLTQVVLPGGHKQFDEISHWRVESVITVDGKVVARAAGTTNDRLPTGGIEVVIETATLQSAAKVLPLQVASDEDAGEDVRLKYRYLDLRREKMQKKIKLRSAVVSSIRKRMTDSGFNEFQTPILTASSPEGARDFLVPSRVHPGKFYALPQAPQQFKQLLMMSGFDRYFQIAPCFRDEDGRADRLAEFYQLDVEMSFVTQDDVFSTMEPVIGGLFQEFSNWQGTPHTVTQWPWQRIPYAQAMLKYGSDKPDLRNPLEICDVTDVFKRDDVEFKAFKGVIQAGGVVRAIRAPKVSGQPRSFFDKLNDWARGEGAPGLGYIVFDGAEGKGPIAKFVPQAAQEDLKKLAGLESGDAVFFVCDKENAAAKFAGKARDKICDDMGVREKGVYKFCWIVDFPMYEMDEKTGKLDFAHNPFSMPQGGLAALDAADPLAIKAHQYDCVCNGYELASGAIRNHKPEIMERVFALAGYGRDVLERKFGGMLNAMMFGAPPHGGCAYGIDRIVMIFANEPNLREVYPFVMNGAFEDLLMNAPSEVDAQQLKDLHIKLDLPKPKIKSDEAA
- a CDS encoding AI-2E family transporter, which encodes MLAARAGTIWFWGAVVALFIGFVWLFQGILPPFILGLVIAYLLNPALTRLVNRGWPRWAAVLVLLLAFLLAFGLLIGLSIPLMAREASQLASALPGWIDYAHNWLVDTGRRYGFDFSLPDTAGGIVGNLQDHAGRILGAGKGVAAGLIAGGAALFDFASFVVLMPVVAFYMMLDWPRLVSAVDGLVPREGAMTVRELVAEINRRLAGFVRGQLTVCLILGLFYGVGLTLIGINFGFVIGLFAGLLTIMPFVGSIFGLVASLAVAWFTTGDMTAVVAALVVFALGQFLEGHVLTPRLVGGNVGLHPLWIIFALMAGASLAGFVGLLIAVPVAAVAGVMVRFVLSQYKKSGYYAG
- the xylB gene encoding xylulokinase; protein product: MYLGIDVGTSGVKALLTDSEFQILDRETVSLPISRPHPLWSEQSPEDWWTATRSAIDAIKARRPKDIAQVRAIGLAGQMHGAVLLDKNDKVLRPAILWNDGRCAEECALIEQSVPDSRAITGNIAMPGFTAPKLLWVKRHEPDIFAQVACVLLPKDYIRFRMTGEKLGDMSDCAGTLWLDVNKRCWSDKMLAACDLSEKHMPKLCEGDSVAGTLRSDLAERWGMNPGVIFAGGGGDNAAGAVGIGAVRDDQAFISLGTSGVYFVATNQHCAAPERTVHAFCHALTGRWHQMGVILSAASCVKTATGWLGAHDEAELCAPLEKHFNTDLNTVFLPYLSGERTPHNNPNATGCYVGMTHDTMRADLAQATLEGVAFAFADCQDALEAAGARPKEVTLIGGGSRNDLWGEIIASVLNKTVVYVADGDQGPAFGAAKLAALAHNPADAERILARPSVLARTQPNKAWQEGLRARLQTYRDLYTRIFTTEGQKDDGLSYRRCA
- a CDS encoding AGE family epimerase/isomerase; this translates as MTVMDAAAQVLAARWVPKWHEVFTDPETGLFFERVDRTFRPVATGRRRLLSQLRQLAMYAHAARRKDTLLFRGLFLFRPDLEAAFTAITRHFSRENGVWRFALDDACAPLDDTQDLYTQAFVIFAAAHYGRATGDPAARATALEAAGHIDTAFRDGMDAGFAEALDAHGTPVADTPRRHESHMHLLEAVLEAGSLWDDAIFRRLADEIVALFHARFYDAGTHCLSEYFTPDLAPLPDAQSGRIICEPGHYYEWIWLLKKHAARAHDATCLRLLAWANAHGWDAQYGGIYDELDPNGTPVRDTKRLWPLTEALKANALLLDIAPDRDAAKDLMARVAALLNGVYIEKRGFWTEWRNRDLSPATDYMPATTPYHVYFGVMEARDALRARGASKSLRAGPRMAVYAVARAASALVRAARFKLKKVRPVRD